In Nicotiana tabacum cultivar K326 chromosome 21, ASM71507v2, whole genome shotgun sequence, one DNA window encodes the following:
- the LOC107799274 gene encoding uncharacterized protein LOC107799274, translated as MSHASGRKSHSQIIDDVCHIYYKLSAIYITILIFLNIFITNFLLFKQMTKKNGVKPSRIEVFKETHTRKNKQPVNEIADETMKEMDELAKVYPELNVPGSALNDVYAQVMGQDTHGNVRTLGKGAAPSFVYGPAYKRSHAEQRDFDRRVEIEVEKTTSAMRIAMEEKLSEAKEEIEATEKELFEAKEEIKAMGEKMLEALKDMDAKIEDKVKLGINAYLKSLGITIGSIKKLSGDEQLSDNSMDDHQQSLSPISLVHTKMVNIIKKTGVSEVGTKKKKSGILEGSDVNY; from the exons ATGTCACACGCATCAGGAAGAAAAAGTCATTCTCAAATTATAGATGATGTATGCCATATTTACTATAAGCTTTCTGCAATTTATATAACAATACTTATTTTCTTGAATATATTTATTACAAATTTTTTACTATTTAAACAGATGACAAAGAAGAATGGTGTAAAACCAAGTCGTATCGAGGTATTCAAAGAAACACATACGAGAAAGAATAAACAACCAGTAAATGAGATAGCTGATGAAACTATG AAAGAAATGGATGAACTTGCTAAGGTGTATCCCGAGTTAAATGTCCCTGGAAGTGCTCTCAATGATGTGTATGCACAGGTTATGGGACAAGACACTCATGGAAATGTTCGAACTTTAGGAAAAGGAGCAGCTCCAAGTTTTGTTTATGGCCCTGCATATAAGCGGTCCCATGCTGAGCAAAGAGATTTTGATAGAAGGGTTGAGATAGAAGTTGAAAAAACTACCTCCGCTATGAGAATTGCAATGGAAGAAAAATTGTCTGAAGCAAAAGAAGAAATAGAAGCAACGGAGAAAGAGTTATTTgaagcaaaagaagaaataaaagcgATGGGGGAAAAAATGTTAGAAGCATTAAAGGATATGGATGCAAAAATAGAAGATAAAGTAAAGCTGGGTATAAATGCATATCTTAAATCTTTGGGTATTACTATTGGctcaattaagaaattatctGGTGATGAGCAG CTTTCTGATAACTCAATGGACGATCACCAACAATCACTATCACCTATTTCACTTGTTCACACAAAGATG GTTAACATAATCAAGAAGACTGGAGTTAGTGAAGTaggcacaaagaaaaaaaagagcgg CATTCTTGAAGGAAGTGATGTCAATTACTAG